AAATGTGCCAATCAGTCCATGCGTAATCTCCATTCACTGACTTTTGAATTAAGGCTAGAATCATCGTAAAAATCATCGCTGTACTGAAAATCAGTCCCCAAATATCAATTCGTCCATTTTTGTTTGTTTCACTTTCTTTAATCACAAACATTCCTAATATAATTGCTACAACCGCAACTGGAATGTTAACAAGAAAAATAGATCTCCAACCAAAAACATCGACTAATGCTCCTCCGACCAAAGGACCACCGGCAATAGCAAGCCCAACGGCACTACTCCAAATACCTAGTGCAAGTCCTCTTTGATTTTCAGGAAATGAAGAAGTAACTATCGTTAATGATAATGACATCATAGCTGCGCCACCAATTCCTTGAAATCCACGGAAGATGTTTAACCAAATATCACTGTTTGCCAATCCACTGGCTAAAGAGCCAATCATAAAAATACCCAATCCTAATAAAAAGACTTTTTTACGTCCGATAATGTCGCCTAATTTTGAAACTGGCAACAACATTGCCGCATAAACTAAAGTATAGGCATTCAACACCCATTGGAGATTTGAGAAACTCGATGAAAAAGCTTGTTGTATATCTGGTAATGCAACATTGACAATTGTAATGTCTAACATAGCCATAAATACGGTTAAACTAACCGTGGCTAGAACCCACCATTTTCTTTTTGATTGTGTCAAAATAAAAACTCCTCTCATGTATATGTGCGTACAAATGCATATATATATTAAAATGAAGAGCACTTCATTATTTCGAATTCATGAGTGCTTTCATATTGTTAGCTGTTATCTGAATGTCAACAGAGGAAAAGTTATAAAAGTACCCTGCAAGTTCACTTCATATTCCGATAATCCAGATCATGCATCTTTGATTGAATTAAAATAAACCTCTTTATCGTGTATACGTGTGTACAAATGCATATATATATTAATATAAAAAGCACTGCATTATTGCAAATTCATGAGTGCTTTCATATTGTTAGCTGTTTGTTCAAATTTATCTACAATGAAATTGTTATTCGTTTTGTAATAAACTTCTCGCCCTTCTTTTCTCCTTTGAACGATACCAAAACGACTCATGAAGTCAAGGTGCCGAGAAATAACTGAACGATTCTGTGGAAAATATTCTGCAATACCACCGATTGTCATTTCACCATTTGCAGAAAGAAAAATTAACAACTCACTCCGCACTGGATCAAGTACCGCTCGAAAAAACTCAATATCAATATTGTCTTCTATCAGCTTTTTACATTTATTTGGATCAAGATTTAATCCCATTGTCATACCCCCTGAATTCATTATATGCATTCGTGTGCACATGTCAATGTTTTCGGGAAAATTCAATGAACGAAATTTTATATCCCATACTTACACCTCCATAAAATCAGTCAGGGAGTCTCTATATCTTTTGATCAGCTGTTATTCATTTTTCTTACCTACTGCTCAATCCCAGTGCTTTTCCATGGCTTCTTCACATCGAGAAAAACCATTTTTTGAATAAAACTTTACACTCTCACTACTTGGCCAAAGTATAAGAAACTCAACCTCATTTTCTTTTGACCATTTTTCCATAGCTTTATGAATTTCTGAGCCGATACCTAGATTCCTGAAAGCAGGGCGAGTATAAACATTCGTAACGTAACCGTAATAAGGATCTGGTGATTTCCCTGGCCTCGGAACTTTATGTATTAATTGCATATACATATGTGAGACAAGACTTCCACTAATCTCTGCAATCCAAATATACCAATTTCCACTTTTGATAGCTTTCACCAAGAACTCACTACAAACCTGGTTAAATTCCTCAAATGTGACCGCAGTATCCACACTTTCCTCTTCCGAGAAGTCCCAACGCATTTGAACAAGCTGAGGCACATCCTCCA
This window of the Paenibacillus marchantiae genome carries:
- a CDS encoding ArsR/SmtB family transcription factor translates to MGLNLDPNKCKKLIEDNIDIEFFRAVLDPVRSELLIFLSANGEMTIGGIAEYFPQNRSVISRHLDFMSRFGIVQRRKEGREVYYKTNNNFIVDKFEQTANNMKALMNLQ
- a CDS encoding GNAT family N-acetyltransferase, translated to MMIIRLATLEDVPQLVQMRWDFSEEESVDTAVTFEEFNQVCSEFLVKAIKSGNWYIWIAEISGSLVSHMYMQLIHKVPRPGKSPDPYYGYVTNVYTRPAFRNLGIGSEIHKAMEKWSKENEVEFLILWPSSESVKFYSKNGFSRCEEAMEKHWD